GATTGCCGCCGTGTCTAAATCCCCCTTTTGGTATGCTTCAAATGTTTCTATTCCATAGATAAGCGCATCAAGACCGCAAGTTACCGCCTGCCCTGCTGATGTTGCAGCACTGATTCCTAAAGCATTAGCTAATGCAACTTGAGATGAAATCGAGTTCACCCCACTGATTGCAACCGTTTTTTCCCACCTTATCTCATAAGCTTTCTGAGTAAGAGCTGATATTGCTGATGCTAAGCCCACAGCTCCCCCAAGAACACTGATTCCTTGTTTAACTGACGGAGAGCTAATTACCTGCACTCCCCCGAGAGCAAAATTCACCCCCGCCACCAACACCACTAAACACTTCAGAGGCGCACTGTTTAGGCCTTCTTTAACGAGGCTCATCATATCTTTCGTATTTACAACCGAAGGCAACTGCCCCACCAACGGCGGCAGGTTGCGGGCTGGCATCAGGCGGAAGAAGGGCAATGCCTCTGAAACAGCAACACTGAGTTGAGTCGGTTTGATGTGAGCTGGTGCCGAAGGGCGTGTCCCCATCAAGTCACTTAGCCACTCGCCCATTTGCCTTGGGCTTGCCATTTCCACCGCCAAACGCTGCTGGCTGCGGGCAAGTGAGGCAGCCATATAAAGCTGACCAACCGCCTTGGTGGCTTCATTACCACGCTGCAAGCCCAGCCCGGCCACTGGGGCCAACGCTGTGAACAACGCCTCCGGCAACGCTTTGTCTACATGCGGAGCCAGCTTCTCGGCCGCCACGTTAGCGGACTGTGCCCAAGCGGAGGCCTGCGCCATTAGTGTTGCACCGTCACTGGCTACGCCATCGGTCAGGCCAACCAGTGAGGATATCTCGCCGATGCCCATGCGCTTGGCCACGCCCAGCAGCGACCAAAGCAACCAAGGTTTGCCTTTAACGGTTTCAATATTGAGTTGTTCAGCTATGGCCTTAGCTGCTTGGCTAGTTGATGCAGGGCCAAGACATGCTGCGGCGAAGTGCAGCTCCAACTCTTCCCGAGCAGTAGCCTGAGTAATGTCGAAATGACCGCAGGCGGTATCCATTGTGTATGGACCGGTAACGGATTGGGTCTTAAACCAGTCCACCCACAAGCCACTGAGACGGCGGATATCAGTAGTAAACGCATTCTCTTCGGTGTTTTGTTCCCGCAATGCAGCAGTAAGCTCTGAGTAACGGGTAATGCTGGGAAGCTGCGCTGCAATCTGCTTATCACTGTCGGCCAGCGACTTAAGCACACCGGCCATGACCCAATCATCGCCACGCACATGTCGACGCTCATTAAACGTCTCCTGCCGCTTGCGCAACAGCAGGGCAAGGTCCATCAACACGCCCCAGGCATCATCGATCAGGGCATAACCTTGCTGCTCGCAACGCTGCATATCAGCCAACAACTTCTGCCACATGGTGCGGTGCGAGGTTTCCGGCGCACAGCTCCAGCCATAGGCGTTAGCGTCCATGTAGTCGCCAATCCGCTCATGGATGGAGCTGACAGAGCCGCTGAAAGGAGCAGCGCCGGGCGTTATTGAACGCATCACCCGCTGCCGCACGGCGGCATTAGCTTTAGCCGATGCAAACTGCGCGTCACTCCATTTTGTGGGTGACCAGACCAACATCGCCACCTCGCCAGCAGGAACCAGCACGTAGGGCAACTTGCGCCCATCGATCACCTTACCGCCGCGAGATGTTTGGCTAAGCATTGCGTTGCTGACGCTGTATTCAACCAGTTTGCTCAGCCCGCTCTGCCATACATAAAGCCAACCATCCCTTAGCAAACGGGCTGTGTAGTTGAGCGAGCGGTGAGCCAACTCTGGCTCGGTTTCGCCGAGGTCAGGGAAGTTGCCCTCTAGTGCAGGCAGACCATAGGCATTGGTATCAACAGCGGTAGTTGGCCCAATGGCGTAACGCAACGGCAGGATGGCACTCAGCAGAGGACAGGCGGCGGGTATGGAGGCTGTGTCTTTAGTGGTCATGCGTTCACATCCTGTGTTGTATCGTCCTGACTTGCCAACGCCTCTAGCAGAGGCCAATCCAGCATCAGTTGGGCCGTTAATCCGGTATTTGCGGGCGCGCTGTCTTTGTCTGGGTATTCGTTGCTCCAGGCCTGTACAACACTGGATTCGTGCTTCAACCAAACAGCATTGATTTTGTGCCAGAAACCTTCCGGCCACTGCGCCTCTGCCTGCCAAGCGCGGTAAAGCGGGCGAGCATCTCCTAGACGCAACCAAAGCTCGCGACGCTCCGGAGTAAAAATACGTAAGCGCCGCTGCAAGATGAACGAAAGCTCTGATGCCTTTGCACCCGATTGCAACCACACGCCACCTAAAATGCTCTGCCCACTTCGCCACGCCTCGTAAATAGAGCTGCCCACTGGGGCATCAAACAAAATAGGACCTGCATCTGCGATGGGTTCATACGGCGTGCCTTGCAATAACGGGAGCGGTTGATGATCCGGAAAGTTCTGATACAGCCAGGCGAAGGCGTCCTCATAACGGGCACCATCAATCAGCAACGCACCTTTTCCGCTGGGAGCACTCATACGCCACCCTCAGCTTTAGCCTTTTTAGCCGCCTCACACACTTCACAGACACCAGACTGGGTGGTGCGGAAAACAAGGTTCTGTTTTAGCAATGCTTCCAGCGGCATGCCTGCCTTATCCGCATCCGCAGGCTTCACCTTACCCGGCGGTACCGGCGCTGCCCCCGATCCCACACCCGGCGAACCACCAGAGTTCACTTTAATCACCGGCCCAACCATAGTGATGCCGCTGGCGTCGAGTTTGATAAAGCTGCCGGCGGCTTTGAGGGTGAGTTCGCTACCAGCTTCCATAACGACTTTCTGGCCGCTGGAGAGATGAATCTCCTGGCCTGCGTTGATCAGTTGGCTGTCGCCGATTTTGATGTGCTGGTTGTTGCCGACGATGAGGTGGTCGTTGGCTTTGATTTCGCTTTTGCGATCCGCGTGGGTGGTGCGGTGTTCTTCAGCTTTGAATTCGCTGTAGCTGTTGGCTTCGACGGTGTCGTGGCGTTCGTTGCCGATGCGGATTTTTTGGTCGTGCTCGATGTTTTCATCCCAGTCGCGCTGGGCGTGGATATAGATTTGTTCGGCACCCTTTTTGTCTTCGATGCGAAGTTCGTTGTAGCCGCCACCGCCCGGTGAGCTGAGGGTTTTGAACACGCTGCGGGTTTTGTTGGCAGGCAGGTCGTAGGGCACTTCATGGGCGGCGTGGTGCAGGCAGCCGGTGATCAGTGGCTGGTCGGGGTCGCCTTCGAGGAAGGTGACAAGCACTTCCATGCCGATGCGTGGGATGGCGATTGCACCGTAGCGATCCCCCGCCCAAGCGGAGGAGACGCGCAGCCAGCAGCTGGTTTTGTCGTTGGCTTGTCCTTCGCGGTCCCAGTGGAATTGCACTTTGACCCGGCCATATTTGTCGCAGTGAATTTCTTCGCCTTGCGGGCCGGTGACGACGGCGCTTTGGCTGCCGAGGATGCGCGGTTTCGGGTGTTCCAAGGTCGGGCGGAACGGTACGGCCCACGGCGTGGCGTAGAAGCGGTTGCGGTAACCCTGCTGGAAGCCATCAGCGCTTTTCACATCGCTGGGTGTGGCTTCTTCCAGCACTTGTGGCTGTTTGCCTTCGTGGTGGATTTCAGTCAGCAGCCAGAGGTCGTTCCACGCGTCACGCGGGTGCTCTGCCAACGGCAGGTAGTGGCCGCTAATCAGGGTCGTTTGGTCACTCTCACCAGTGGCCAGCTCGTAGTCGTGGCGGTGGCGTTCAAGGGCGCGTTGACTGAGGTGTTTGCCTCGTTCACGCTCAATAAAACGGCCGGGGTAGTCGTAGTCTTCCAGGTCTGGTTTAGCGTCACCTTTCACGGCGGCTTCGAGCTGGAAGGTTGGTTTTTCAAAGTCGTAATCGCGGCGGGTCACCCGGCTGGTGCGGGTTTCCATTCGCACGCCAAAACGCTTGATGACGGGCTCGTCAGCGACCAAGCCAGTGTCTTGCTGGTAGGCGGTTGCAGGCAGCTGGCTGAACACGCTCTGGTCGTCACCAAACACCAGTTTGTGGCCGTCGCTGCTGTGTTCGAAGTGGTAGTGAATGCCTTCTTCTTCACACAGGCGCTGGATGAAGTGCAGGTCGCTTTCGTCGTACTGCACGCAGTACTCACGCTCGGGGTAAATCGAGCTGAGGATAAATTGGTAGGCGTCGCTCTGGATGCCGTGCTCTTCGAGGATCTGACTGATGATTTTTTCAACCGTCAGGAACTGGTAGATGCGTTGGTTATGGCGGTGCGCCAGGTAACTGAGCTGCGGACGCAGGGTCAGTTTGTAGCGGGTCAGGCGTTTGCCGGACTCACCTTGGGCGATGCGGTAGATCAGCCCGTGAATGCCATTACCGTTCTGGCTGAGTTGGAGGAAGGCGCGCTGATGCAGCAGGCTTTCCAAATCGAGGTCGGGACGTTCGCTGACCAGCTCCAAGTCAAACTCGTACGGTTTGCTGATGGCTTCACGCCCGGTAAAGGCCAGCACTTGTAGGTCGTGCCGAACGCCTTCGATGGTGAGGCTGAAGTGAGTCTGGTTGGCAGGGGCGAACATACGTGTTCCTCGCAATTCATTCCATGAATCAGCCGACCTCAAGGCAGGCTTAAAGCACAACGACCAGGGCTAGCCTGGTCGATGTGAGTCTCAATCTCGCAGCAATTAAGCGGAGATTGGAGTACGCCAGTCGTCAGAACCGGAAGTACCGGATACTTCGTGGGTCCAGACGATTTTGCGGTAGGTGAAGTACACGTCTTCCAGGTGAGTGAAGTGCGACATGTTCGGGTCTTGGCAGTTCGGCATGCGCGACTGCACGTCAACGATCACGGCATCTTCCAGCTCGATGGTGAAGTAGTGCTCTTGAGTACCGGTGGAGGAAGTGCGGTACCACTCCAGACGGCACTTGTTCAGACGCTCACCGGAGGTCAGGGCGTTGAAGATCAGCGGGGAGGACTTGTCGAATACTTTGGTGATCATCAGCGGCTTGTGTACGCGCTGGCCAGTCGGCTGGCCGGACTGCGGATCACGCGGGATGATAACTTGGTGGTTGAATGCTTGAACCAGAATCTGGTCCTCATGACCTTCCTGGAAAATGTTGCCGACGGAATCTTCGGTGAAGGTGCCTGCGGTGATCAGACCTTGTTTGGTGCCTTCGAGGGACAGATACGCTGGTGTTGGCATGAGAGCTCTCCATTGCCTGAATTAAATTCGTAGGATCGGGATTGATCCTGACCAAATGGTTAGCCAGTTCCGTGCCAAAACGTATAAATACCTTAAATATCAATCGGATATGAGATTTATCCATCATCAACTGATCAGAAAACAACCAATAAATACATGCAACTGCGCAACTTCTTGCGCAGTGCTGTGCAAGAAGTTGCGCAGTCGTCTAAAGATCATTATTCACAGTTACTTACACCACCTATTAACAGACTTATCCACAGATCACTGTGCAAAAAGTTGCGCAGCTTGACATTTCGCGCCACGCGGTGCATTCCTTCCTGCTCGTCCAGCATTCACACGTAGAAAACGCCTATTTTCTTAGCTCTGGCACGCAATTAGCTCATTGTGGGCCTCGATAACCTTAGTGGAAGCAAGCTCTAAATCTCGCCTTGTATGTACCTAATAGACGATCAAGCACTCGCTAACGGGCTGTTTTTCAGTGTCTTCCAAAAAAGTTATCCACAAATTGCTGAGCTAACGAATAATCTGCCCCCGCCCCTGCTACCGTTAAAGCTGTTCGCTCCTGCGCAAGGAGGCGCACGTTAAAAACGTCACTCGCAGCATCCAAGATCAACGGTCTCCTGCCTGTCACTGGCACCTGCTACATTCACCGGTCTGCTCGCTTTTTGGCAGATGAATTCAGGAGGAATACCTATGCGTCTGTGTGTCTTTTGCGGTTCCAACCCCGGCAACGATCCAGTTTATCTGGAGGGTGCCAAACGACTGGGCCGGGCTCTGGCAGAAGAAGAAATCGGACTGGTTTACGGCGGCGCCTCGGTCGGCCTGATGGGGGCAGTCGCGGATGCGGCGCTGGAGGCTGGTGGTGAGGTGATCGGCGTCATTCCGCGCTCGCTATGGGAAAAGGAAGTCGGCCATACCGGCCTCAACGATTTGCGTGTGGTCGATTCCATGCACCAGCGCAAGGCCCTTATGGCTGAGCTTTCGGACGGTTTTATCGCCATGCCGGGCGGCGTCGGTACGCTGGAGGAGCTATTCGAAGTCTGGACCTGGGCGCAATTGGGCCACCACCGCAAACCCTGCTCGCTGCTCAACATCAACGGCTACTACGATCAGCTTGGCCTGTTCCTTAATCACATGGTCAACGAAGCCTTCGTCAAGCCAGAGCACCGCACCATGCTGATCGTGGAAAAGCGCATCGACTCTCTAATCGAAGCTATCCGTGCTTACCAGCCGCCGCAGGTCAGCAAGTGGATCACGGCGACTGAGCGTTAATAACAGATCCACAGTGCCGATGCGCCTAACGTCATTGGCCTGTCATCAACTTCGGGTTGAATCAACGCGCCTGAAGGAGTAACTTCGGGCCTATTCAACGGAGATTTCCATGTCG
The Pseudomonas mendocina DNA segment above includes these coding regions:
- a CDS encoding toxin VasX gives rise to the protein MTTKDTASIPAACPLLSAILPLRYAIGPTTAVDTNAYGLPALEGNFPDLGETEPELAHRSLNYTARLLRDGWLYVWQSGLSKLVEYSVSNAMLSQTSRGGKVIDGRKLPYVLVPAGEVAMLVWSPTKWSDAQFASAKANAAVRQRVMRSITPGAAPFSGSVSSIHERIGDYMDANAYGWSCAPETSHRTMWQKLLADMQRCEQQGYALIDDAWGVLMDLALLLRKRQETFNERRHVRGDDWVMAGVLKSLADSDKQIAAQLPSITRYSELTAALREQNTEENAFTTDIRRLSGLWVDWFKTQSVTGPYTMDTACGHFDITQATAREELELHFAAACLGPASTSQAAKAIAEQLNIETVKGKPWLLWSLLGVAKRMGIGEISSLVGLTDGVASDGATLMAQASAWAQSANVAAEKLAPHVDKALPEALFTALAPVAGLGLQRGNEATKAVGQLYMAASLARSQQRLAVEMASPRQMGEWLSDLMGTRPSAPAHIKPTQLSVAVSEALPFFRLMPARNLPPLVGQLPSVVNTKDMMSLVKEGLNSAPLKCLVVLVAGVNFALGGVQVISSPSVKQGISVLGGAVGLASAISALTQKAYEIRWEKTVAISGVNSISSQVALANALGISAATSAGQAVTCGLDALIYGIETFEAYQKGDLDTAAINASLAFASMANLQIYVKSFRAIRAARAAVIAGDAAALARGINVAPHLAARALGWTILIVGGVLARLYTQDTPLETWVKQTRFGIRPADWSKSHAESMTEFYKIIFPISFRAYRLNELNPYHGHRVNTYLLLRLPGKSELTDEMIRFKGHEVWDSFLGLAGTKKKVEWTGKDFDAHIGTRIDPEPGVAVYRRVYHESKGEQFDGVRGELTYSPMDGLTLPPIEIKEVMWL
- a CDS encoding DUF4123 domain-containing protein; the encoded protein is MSAPSGKGALLIDGARYEDAFAWLYQNFPDHQPLPLLQGTPYEPIADAGPILFDAPVGSSIYEAWRSGQSILGGVWLQSGAKASELSFILQRRLRIFTPERRELWLRLGDARPLYRAWQAEAQWPEGFWHKINAVWLKHESSVVQAWSNEYPDKDSAPANTGLTAQLMLDWPLLEALASQDDTTQDVNA
- the tssI gene encoding type VI secretion system tip protein TssI/VgrG, with the protein product MFAPANQTHFSLTIEGVRHDLQVLAFTGREAISKPYEFDLELVSERPDLDLESLLHQRAFLQLSQNGNGIHGLIYRIAQGESGKRLTRYKLTLRPQLSYLAHRHNQRIYQFLTVEKIISQILEEHGIQSDAYQFILSSIYPEREYCVQYDESDLHFIQRLCEEEGIHYHFEHSSDGHKLVFGDDQSVFSQLPATAYQQDTGLVADEPVIKRFGVRMETRTSRVTRRDYDFEKPTFQLEAAVKGDAKPDLEDYDYPGRFIERERGKHLSQRALERHRHDYELATGESDQTTLISGHYLPLAEHPRDAWNDLWLLTEIHHEGKQPQVLEEATPSDVKSADGFQQGYRNRFYATPWAVPFRPTLEHPKPRILGSQSAVVTGPQGEEIHCDKYGRVKVQFHWDREGQANDKTSCWLRVSSAWAGDRYGAIAIPRIGMEVLVTFLEGDPDQPLITGCLHHAAHEVPYDLPANKTRSVFKTLSSPGGGGYNELRIEDKKGAEQIYIHAQRDWDENIEHDQKIRIGNERHDTVEANSYSEFKAEEHRTTHADRKSEIKANDHLIVGNNQHIKIGDSQLINAGQEIHLSSGQKVVMEAGSELTLKAAGSFIKLDASGITMVGPVIKVNSGGSPGVGSGAAPVPPGKVKPADADKAGMPLEALLKQNLVFRTTQSGVCEVCEAAKKAKAEGGV
- a CDS encoding Hcp family type VI secretion system effector — encoded protein: MPTPAYLSLEGTKQGLITAGTFTEDSVGNIFQEGHEDQILVQAFNHQVIIPRDPQSGQPTGQRVHKPLMITKVFDKSSPLIFNALTSGERLNKCRLEWYRTSSTGTQEHYFTIELEDAVIVDVQSRMPNCQDPNMSHFTHLEDVYFTYRKIVWTHEVSGTSGSDDWRTPISA
- a CDS encoding TIGR00730 family Rossman fold protein, which encodes MRLCVFCGSNPGNDPVYLEGAKRLGRALAEEEIGLVYGGASVGLMGAVADAALEAGGEVIGVIPRSLWEKEVGHTGLNDLRVVDSMHQRKALMAELSDGFIAMPGGVGTLEELFEVWTWAQLGHHRKPCSLLNINGYYDQLGLFLNHMVNEAFVKPEHRTMLIVEKRIDSLIEAIRAYQPPQVSKWITATER